The bacterium genome segment ATCGTTTCAATTCTTGCGGGATCAAATCAACTTCACAAAACAGGTGAAGCGCTTTTTGTATTTTTCTTTCGGCCAGAAACTCAATTACGCCGGCGTTTGTCCCGTTCCTCGGCGGATCAAGGATGACCATTTCCTTTTTTGATACAATGGGAAATATTTTCTTTAGAGATGCCGCGGTCACATTTTCAGTGAAAAAACGGATATTGCTTATTTTGTTTCTTTTTGAGTTTTGTATGGCAGAACGAATCGCGGAATTTGATATTTCCATTCCGACAACTGTTTTCACTTCTGCGGCCGCACAAAGCCCGAAAAGTCCATAGCCGCAATAAAGATCATACAGCAGATCCTCTTTTGTAAACTGCATTAACTCCAACACTTTTGCCGCCATCGGCTCAATGATCGAACCATTTGTCTGAGAAAAGGCCAGGGGCGAATACATGAACGGCTTTTCACCGACCTTATGAAATATCTCATCTTTTCCAAAAAGTTTCTTGAAATTTGCCTGCGCTTTGTCAGACAAATAATATTTAGATTGCTCCTCTATTGTGTAGAACAGTCCCGCTATAACTTTGAATTCTTTAGACATATTTTTAGATAACCGATTCAATCCGGAATTAGCCGGCTGCGGCAAATCTGACAAATTAAATATGATCCAAGATTCATCATAACTCCCTTTTATAATCACATGACTCAGTACATCCGCCAAAGCCCGTCCATCACGGGACACTATGAATTGCTGAACGTAGTTATAAATGGATGCATGCGATGCCGGTTCAATGGGGCAAGCCTTCACGTCAACGGGTTTTATCCATCCCGATTCCGAGATGTCAGTTAGCCCAAGTAAGACCTGACCCCCGCTGCCGCGGAATACGCGCCTTTTGCTGACCGTTCTGTACGCGCGGCCCAAAGGAGAAAAAACAATTTTT includes the following:
- a CDS encoding class I SAM-dependent RNA methyltransferase, which translates into the protein MTSFATIFRRAIRSSAFQRVVQKKDFCKTYHHERCTVCPAIDLQYKDEISVKEKSFLEFWKKNNLPGSPEKIVFSPLGRAYRTVSKRRVFRGSGGQVLLGLTDISESGWIKPVDVKACPIEPASHASIYNYVQQFIVSRDGRALADVLSHVIIKGSYDESWIIFNLSDLPQPANSGLNRLSKNMSKEFKVIAGLFYTIEEQSKYYLSDKAQANFKKLFGKDEIFHKVGEKPFMYSPLAFSQTNGSIIEPMAAKVLELMQFTKEDLLYDLYCGYGLFGLCAAAEVKTVVGMEISNSAIRSAIQNSKRNKISNIRFFTENVTAASLKKIFPIVSKKEMVILDPPRNGTNAGVIEFLAERKIQKALHLFCEVDLIPQELKRWTQNGYHVKRVVPMDMFPATENIETMVLLERN